The DNA region GCAATGGCACCTCCATGTGCCCTAAGTTGATGCCCGCGATTACCAAGTTCTTCCCTGACGTTTTCACTCACACTGTCGTTGATAGTCAACGAACCCGCTTGCCCGAATGTTTGTGCACGGTTCGGGTTCGGATCGAACGAATCTTCGTGATGGGCAGTGGCGAAGCGTGGGGCTGTAACAGCATCTTCCGGTAGCATGCCGAACTCAACGAAATCGAGCAGTAAATTCATCGTCGCTTGATCTTGCAAGTCTCCGCCTGCAACGCTAATTGCTAAAATTGGAGCACCGTCCTTAAGAATCAGTGTCGGGGTGAGCGTAATTCTCGGACGCTTTCCGGGCTGGATACAGTTCGGATGCCCTGGCGTTGTGTTGAGACTTCGTAAGCGGTTACCATAACTGACACCTGTCGGTCCGACCATACCGCCTGCGTGATAGACATTAGCACTCGGTGTCGCAGCGACGACATTCCCCCACCGGTCAGCAACTGCACAGGTCGTTGTTCCACCTACGCCAGGTCGAAAGACACCGCCCGGTTTTAATGGCTCCATGTTATCCACATCACCGGGTCTGGCTTCGTGTGATGCCTTCTGCATATCAATCAATGGTCGGCGGATCTCAGTATAGGCATCCGAAAGCAGCTTGGATAACGGAACATCCACAAACTCCGGGTCGCCGTAATAGGCATCGCGATCAGCCATCGCCAGTTTGAGTGCTTCCGTAACCACATGCACATAGTCTGCCGAGGCGTTACCCATCGCTTTGAGATCGAAACCTTCCAATAAACGCAGTGCTTGGCAGAGATAAGGACCTTGCGTCCAAGTCCCGCACTTGTGCACCGTATACCCTCGGTAATCCACCGATACGGGGTCTTCAACAAGCGTAACATGGGCAGCGAGGTCTGACTTACGGAGAAACCCACCCTTGTCAATGTAAAAACCTTCCAAGGCATCGGCAATATCGGTATCAGCACCGTTCCGTCCGTAAAACCGATCGCTTGCGGCTTGGATTTTTTCTTCACGGCTCCCAGATGTTTTCTGTTCCGACTCGACCATCCGACGCAAAGTGACCGCCAAGTCAGAATGCCAGTCCGCCTCACTAGTATCAAGCAGTGCGAGTGTCGGTGTGACGATGTTTTCAAACGTCTTCGTGCCATACAACTTGAGGGTGGTTGTACACAAATCAACAACCGATGGCACGGGTGCCATTTTGATGTCGCCATTCGGGATACCGTTTTCCATATACCAATCAATGGCGGTTTGCGAGAGCGGTGCTCGCCCCTGTCCGGAGAGTGATTTCACTTCCCGCTTTTCCGCGTTGAAGATAAGGAGTGGGACCTCACCCCCGATAGAACAGGCACCGTGATCTGTGACATTGAGCGCGAGGATCGTCCCCGCCGCTGCGTCCGCCGCATTTCCGCCCGCTTCCAGAATTTCGATTCCTGCCGCAACGGCTTTTGCCCCACCGGCAGCAACGGCTCCAGTTTTACTAACAGCATTCCATCCAATTTCTTGAGTATTTGGCATCGGTTTCTCCTTTGCTTTAGCGTCAGAAGTTGATCTGATTTCCAATCCTCTTTTTTGCTATTGAAAGCATATCATAGAACTTCATCTTGTGCAACGTCTAAAATGATATAATTTCTGCAGTCAACAATAGCACTTGACAATTGCCATCAATTCGGCTTAAACTTTAACAAAAATCCTGAAGACTTAGTTTGTGAGGATTAAAATGTGTAGTAACACGCCGAGCGAAAATAGATTGATGAAAATTTATGGTTTATAGAAAGGAAAATATGGCTGAATACAAAATTGCGGTAATTCGAGGAGACGGAATCGGGATTGAAGTGATAGAGGAAGGCATCAAGGTCCTCAACGCTATCGCTGACAGGTATGACATCAAATGGGACTTTGTAGAATTCCCTTGGGGTTCAGACTACTATTTCAAGCATGGGCACATGATGCCAGCGGATGCTCTTGATACCCTTGCGGAGTTCGACCAGATTTATCTTGGGGCAGTCGGACACCCCGACATCCAAGACCACATTGCGCTCAATGGGCTCCTGTTGCCAATCCGACGTAGATTTGATCAGTACGTCTGTGAGCGACCGAGCGTTCTCTATCCCGGCATTAGTACACCGCTCAAGGACAAGGAGGCTTGGGAGATTGATCTCGTGGTGATAAGAGAGAACACAGAGGGGGAGTATGCCAACGTTGGTGGGTTTCAATACCAAGGATTCCCTGAAGAGATCGGCGTGCAGGTTGGCGTATTTACTCGCCACGGCTGCGAGCGGATTATCACTTATGCCTTCGAGCAAGCTCGGGCACGAGATAAGAAACGCAAAGTCACTTCGATCACCAA from Candidatus Poribacteria bacterium includes:
- a CDS encoding gamma-glutamyltransferase; translated protein: MPNTQEIGWNAVSKTGAVAAGGAKAVAAGIEILEAGGNAADAAAGTILALNVTDHGACSIGGEVPLLIFNAEKREVKSLSGQGRAPLSQTAIDWYMENGIPNGDIKMAPVPSVVDLCTTTLKLYGTKTFENIVTPTLALLDTSEADWHSDLAVTLRRMVESEQKTSGSREEKIQAASDRFYGRNGADTDIADALEGFYIDKGGFLRKSDLAAHVTLVEDPVSVDYRGYTVHKCGTWTQGPYLCQALRLLEGFDLKAMGNASADYVHVVTEALKLAMADRDAYYGDPEFVDVPLSKLLSDAYTEIRRPLIDMQKASHEARPGDVDNMEPLKPGGVFRPGVGGTTTCAVADRWGNVVAATPSANVYHAGGMVGPTGVSYGNRLRSLNTTPGHPNCIQPGKRPRITLTPTLILKDGAPILAISVAGGDLQDQATMNLLLDFVEFGMLPEDAVTAPRFATAHHEDSFDPNPNRAQTFGQAGSLTINDSVSENVREELGNRGHQLRAHGGAIAAPSMIHIDKDSGTFYAAGDPAAGRHAAGLA
- a CDS encoding 3-isopropylmalate dehydrogenase encodes the protein MAEYKIAVIRGDGIGIEVIEEGIKVLNAIADRYDIKWDFVEFPWGSDYYFKHGHMMPADALDTLAEFDQIYLGAVGHPDIQDHIALNGLLLPIRRRFDQYVCERPSVLYPGISTPLKDKEAWEIDLVVIRENTEGEYANVGGFQYQGFPEEIGVQVGVFTRHGCERIITYAFEQARARDKKRKVTSITKSNAQGYGMIVWDTAFERVAGEYPDIETESLLVDAACMDFVRRPEDFDVVVASNLFGDILTDIGAIITGSMGLAPSGNIDPQRRFPSMFEPVHGSAPDIMGMGIANPLAAIISGSMMLRFIGELKAAETIDAAVLKVVEAGKTLPPDLGGQATTSQIGDAVVNALG